A single window of Taeniopygia guttata chromosome 1, bTaeGut7.mat, whole genome shotgun sequence DNA harbors:
- the FAM181B gene encoding protein FAM181B, whose translation MAVPAALLSPHHLLSFCFPAAGGLLGYADLEKGYEGGGGDAGDFREATRDLLSFIDSASSNIKLALDRPVKSRRKVNHRKYLQKQIKRCTGIIAAAAPPPAACPPAACPARPPPRREPAQAAGSSLQSRSLAALFGSLPRGRGAPGGAEAKAGGGAGGGEKAAGGPRKVPLRDRNLPPSFFTEPALPGPAARGPPAKEPEKGGGGAEATEFFELLCPEYGALLPEHAATTDGFGGRLPAELGLEHGLYELPLPAGPHPLLGGLLYPEPPWSPAAPCSPPRKAPAEPLRPIYPGGAEPVPGGGGSEEPGGHLPAGFAPFFPECPLPPPQPPYDYGGGYHRGGYPGL comes from the coding sequence ATGGCCGTGCCCGCCGCGCTGCTCAGCCCGCACCACCTCCTCTCCTTCTGCTTCCCCGCCGCCGGCGGGCTCCTGGGCTATGCCGACCTGGAGAAGGGCTAcgagggcggcggcggcgacgCGGGGGACTTTAGAGAAGCCACCCGGGACCTGCTGAGCTTCATCGACTCGGCTTCCAGCAACATCAAGCTGGCGCTGGACCGGCCGGTGAAGTCCCGGCGGAAGGTGAACCATAGGAAGTACCTGCAGAAGCAGATCAAGCGCTGCACCGGCATcatcgccgccgccgccccgccgcccgccgcctgcccgcccgccgcctgccccgcccggcccccgccGCGCCGGGAGCCCGCGCAGGCGGCCGGCAGCAGcctccagagcaggagcctggcCGCCCTCTTCGGCTCCctgccgcggggccggggcgcgcCGGGCGGCGCCGAGGCCAaggcgggcggcggcgcgggcggcggggaGAAGGCGGCGGGCGGCCCGCGGAAGGTGCCGCTGCGGGACCGCAACCTGCCGCCCTCCTTCTTCACGGAgccggcgctgcccggccccgccgcccgcgggcCGCCCGCCAAGGAGCCGGAGAAGGGCGGCGGGGGCGCGGAGGCCACCGAGTTCTTCGAGCTGCTGTGCCCCGAGTACGGCGCGCTGCTGCCCGAGCACGCCGCCACGACCGACGGCTTCGGCGGCCGCCTGCCCGccgagctggggctggagcacggGCTGTACGAGCTGCCGCTGCCCGCGGGGCCGCACCCGCTGCTGGGCGGGCTGCTGTACCCCGAGCCGCCCTGGAGCCCGGCCGCGCCCTGCAGCCCGCCCAGGAAGGCTCCGGCCGAGCCGCTGCGCCCGATTTACCCCGGCGGCGCCGAGCCCgtgcccggcggcggcggcagcgagGAGCCCGGCGGGCACCTGCCCGCAGGGTTCGCCCCCTTCTTCCCCGAGTGCCCGCTGCCCCCGCCGCAGCCGCCCTACGACTACGGCGGCGGGTACCACCGCGGGGGCTACCCCGGGCTGTAG